The following proteins are encoded in a genomic region of Anomaloglossus baeobatrachus isolate aAnoBae1 chromosome 6, aAnoBae1.hap1, whole genome shotgun sequence:
- the RPS20 gene encoding small ribosomal subunit protein uS10, with protein MAFKDTGKAPVEQEVAIHRIRITLTSRNVKSLEKVCADLIRGAKEKNLKVKGPVRMPTKTLRITTRKTPCGEGSKTWDRFQMRIHKRLIDLHSPSEIVKQITSISIEPGVEVEVTIADA; from the exons ATG gctTTTAAAGATACAGGGAAAGCTCCTGTTGAGCAGGAAGTGGCCATTCATCGTATCCGAATTACACTCACAAGTCGCAATGTGAAATCACTGGAGAAAG TCTGTGCTGATCTGATCCGTGGAGCCAAGGAAAAGAACCTGAAGGTGAAGGGACCTGTCCGCATGCCCACCAAG ACTCTGCGTATTACTACAAGAAAAACCCCTTGTGGTGAGGGATCCAAGACTTGGGATCGTTTCCAGATGAGAATCCACAAGCGCCTGATTGATCTGCACAGTCCTTCTGAGATCGTGAAGCAGATCACTTCCATCAGTATTGAGCCTGGTGTAGAAGTGGAAGTCACCATTGCTGATGCATAA